Below is a genomic region from Mycolicibacter hiberniae.
ACCCAGATAGGCCAGGGTGTCGTGCATCCAGCCCATGTTCCATTTCATCGAAAACCCGAGGCCGCCGAGGCCGGTGTCCCGGGTGACCCCCGGCCAGGAGGTGGACTCCTCGGCGATGGTCACAATGCCCGGCGCGACCCGGTGGGTGGTCGCGTTGAGCTCCTGCAGGAACTGCACCGCCTCCAGATTCTCGCGGCCCCCATAGATGTTGGGGGTCCACCCGCCGTGCGGCCGCGAGTAGTCCAGGTAGAGCATCGATGCGACGGCGTCCACCCGTAGCCCGTCCACGTGGAACTCGGTCAGCCAGTACAGGGCGTTGGCGACCAGGAAGTTGCGCACCTCCGGTCGGCCGAAGTCGAACACGTAGGTGCCCCAGTCGAGTTGCTCACCGCGGCGCGGATCGGAATGCTCATACAGCGGGGTCCCGTCGAACCGGCCGAGCGCCCAGTCGTCCTTGGGGAAGTGCGCCGGGACCCAGTCCACGATCACCCCGATGCCGGCGCCGTGCAGCGCGTCGACCAGCGCCCGGAAGTCGTCGGGGGAGCCGAAGCGGGCGGTCGGAGCGTAGTACGAGGTCACCTGATAACCCCAGGACCCGCCGAAGGGATGCTCGGCGACCGGCAGCAGTTCCACATGGGTGAAGCCCCGGTGTGCGACGTATTCGGTCAGTTCCACCGCGAGCTGGCGGTAGCTCAGACCGGGACGCCAGGAGCCCAGATGGACCTCGTAGGTGCTCATCGGCTCGTTCACCGGGTCACGCCGGGCGCGTTGCGCCATCCACTCGGAGTCATTCCACGTGTAGTGGCTCGAGGTCACCACCGAGGCGGTGCGCGGCGGCACCTCGGTGGCGAAGGCGAAGGGGTCGGCGCGCTCGGTGACCGCGCCGTCGGCTCCATGCACGCGGAACTTGTAGAGACCGCCGGCGGGGAAGTCCGGCCAGAACAGCTCCCAGACACCGGAGAACCCCAACGACCGCAGCGGTGCGTCGTCACCGGACCACCCGTTGAAGTCACCGATCAGGCTCACGCCGGTGGCGTTGGGGGCCCACACCGCGAAGGACACGCCGGACACCTCGCCGTCCGGTGTGGTGAAGGTGCGCCGATGAGCGCCCAGCACCTCCCAGAGACGTTCATGGCGCCCCTCGGCGAACAGGTACAGGTCCAGTTCCCCCAGGGTCGGGGCAAACCGGTAGCCGTCGGCGACCAGGCACACACCGGTGGGTTCGGCGAACTCGGCCGATTCGGGGTAGTGCACCTCCAGCCGGTAATCGGGCAGGCCGGTGAACGGCAGAGCCGCCGCGAACAGTCCGGATCCGAGGTCACGCATGACGAATCGCTGCCCACCGGTGATCACCACCACCCGGTGGGCCCGCGGACGCAACGTCCGGATGATCGTGGTTCTACCGACCT
It encodes:
- the glgB gene encoding 1,4-alpha-glucan branching protein GlgB, which produces MAPATRHLAPAAADLARLLAGEHHDPHAILGAHEVGRTTIIRTLRPRAHRVVVITGGQRFVMRDLGSGLFAAALPFTGLPDYRLEVHYPESAEFAEPTGVCLVADGYRFAPTLGELDLYLFAEGRHERLWEVLGAHRRTFTTPDGEVSGVSFAVWAPNATGVSLIGDFNGWSGDDAPLRSLGFSGVWELFWPDFPAGGLYKFRVHGADGAVTERADPFAFATEVPPRTASVVTSSHYTWNDSEWMAQRARRDPVNEPMSTYEVHLGSWRPGLSYRQLAVELTEYVAHRGFTHVELLPVAEHPFGGSWGYQVTSYYAPTARFGSPDDFRALVDALHGAGIGVIVDWVPAHFPKDDWALGRFDGTPLYEHSDPRRGEQLDWGTYVFDFGRPEVRNFLVANALYWLTEFHVDGLRVDAVASMLYLDYSRPHGGWTPNIYGGRENLEAVQFLQELNATTHRVAPGIVTIAEESTSWPGVTRDTGLGGLGFSMKWNMGWMHDTLAYLGHDPVHRSYHHHNMTFSMLYAFSEHYVLPISHDEVVHGKGTLWSRMPGDDHHKAAGLRALLAYQWAHPGKQLLFMGQEFGQRSEWCNERGVDWFQLDPAVEPDGYSPGILRLVGDLNAHYRALPALWTQDADPRGYSWIDANDSANNVLSFLRYGTDGSVLACVFNFAGVAHTDYHLGLPRAGRWREVLNTDAVGYRGSGQGNLGGVEAVDSPWHGRPASAVLVLPALSAVWLAPE